In Deinococcus aquiradiocola, the sequence CCAAACCGTGTCAGTATCCGAAGCGGCTGAGCAGCTCCTGCGGCGGGCGTTTCGGGCGGCCCGTCTGCGGGTTGATCCACACCCATTCCGTCTCGCCGTCCACGAGCAGTTCGCCGGTCGTGGCGTTCACGATACGGTTCTGCCGCACGGCGCGCAGGCCGCCGCCCGTCTCGATCTGCGTCTGGATTTCCACCTCGTCGCCCAGCAGGGCGGAGCGGTGATAGTGCAGGCTGTGTTTGCGGACGACCGCGACGACGCCCGTGGCGGACATTTCCGCGAAGCCCGCCCCGACCGACTCGGCGTGCGCGCGCGCCACCTGCTCGATCCAGCCGAGGTACACGACGTTGTTCACGTGCCCCAGCTCGTCCAGCTCGGCGCTCTGCACCGTGAGGCGCAGGCTGAAGCGGCGCAGCCGCAGCTGCTCGGCCGTGGCGGCCGGGGCGCACGAGGTGGTCCCGTCGGCAGCGGACGGGTGTGCAGGAGGGGGAACGACCAGAGTTCGGCTCACAGGTCTTCAGCGTACCGCATCCGCCTGACAGCGGCCTTACAGTTGTAAGGTCAACTCAAGGCTCCCGGCCCGTCCGGACAGGCGCCCCTCATGCGGTATTGATCCGATTCCAGGGATGCCGGGAACAGC encodes:
- a CDS encoding acyl-CoA thioesterase → MSRTLVVPPPAHPSAADGTTSCAPAATAEQLRLRRFSLRLTVQSAELDELGHVNNVVYLGWIEQVARAHAESVGAGFAEMSATGVVAVVRKHSLHYHRSALLGDEVEIQTQIETGGGLRAVRQNRIVNATTGELLVDGETEWVWINPQTGRPKRPPQELLSRFGY